From the Nodularia sphaerocarpa UHCC 0038 genome, the window TTGTCTGCATCTTGAATAAAACCTGTATATTAATGGTATTTCCATGATCATCCCCCTTAATTCCGCAGGTTGACGGGGGATAGGCTCGTAATGTTATAAAGGCATCAGTTCTCAATCCAAAAATCAGAGGATTGACTCATGACTAATCACTTAAAATTGAGAACAGTTTAACTTAGCTTCTAGAGTAAACCCTGATCTGACCTAATTGATCAGCAATGCTGAACATTTGTTAAGTGAGTGGGTCAAGAGTGATCAATAAACCTGACACCTCAAACAACAGGGCTGGAATGAAATCCCTAAATTCTGATAATTCGCTACAACCAGAGCAGCCTAGCTGTCCATTTTACTCAATTGTGCCTTCTGACAACATGGCAAATACACAATTGCCGCTCCTCCAACCTGCAAACCAAGCACAGCCAGAGGAACAAACGCCTAATTCCCACAAGGATAAAACTCAATCAGACTGGGTTGTGGAGCCGAATAGCGAACAACAAATACTTGTTGATCATGAATTTCAAAAGCTACTAGCATTGAATGAAGAATTGCGCGCGGACAACAATCACTTGTATGAGCAGGTGGAGCATCTCAAAGATGACTTCGCTGAATCAGAAAAGGCTTTGCAGTGGCAAAAAAGGCGTTCTAGTGTCGCCGAGTCCATGATGAACCAACAAACCAAAGAACTGGCCTCAGCCCAAGCACAAATTAAATCTTTATTCCAAGAATTAGAAACAGCTCTACAAACTGTTCAACGCCAAGAAAACTTTATTGAAACTTACAAAGCACAACTACAAATTAGCCAACAGCGTCTGGCTAAGTTAGAGCGAGAATGTGCGCTGCTACAAACTAACTATAACGAACAGTCTCAACAGGCATCGCAATCAGAAAATACTTGTCGAGAACTACGTAGTAGGCTGATGCGTCAACAACGCCAGACTCTACAATTCAAAGCAGCTCTGGAAAAATGTCTAGAGACACCAGGACCAAATGATTCTTCAGAGGATACAGCCAACTACCAAACCAGATTTTCGCGCAAGGCTCGGTCTTTGTTTCCTAATGTACAGCCCATTAGACCTTGGTCAGCAGAATCAGAATCCAATGGCGATCAATTTGATTCTCCTGGGAATCAGTCTATGGCTCCGCCACACAAGGTATCAACGTCACCCATAAACAACAGTCATTATTCTGAGTCTATTCCATCATCCCCTGAGAATTTGGCAGTTAAGGAAGACGCACCCGTTACCCCACAAGGGGCTGTTTCAGAAATTGACGATTCTCCTACTACATCAGCAACTATTTCATCTCTGGAGTCCTCAAAGCTAGATGATCAATTAGATGGTCTAATCCAATTGTTTTTTACTAATAATGCTGCATCTACATCGCCACCCCCGGCTGAAATTGATGTAGACAGCAATCAAACTCAAGCACCTGTCTGGGAGACTGGGGCGACAACCCTGGAAAATGATCAGCAATCAGAATCTTTACCAGAACAGGAATTGGAAATCCTGGACACAGAGTCAGATTCTCCACCTTCATCTGTAAATGATTCCCCAGATTCGTCTACTTTGGCTGTGAGGGCGACGACTGTTGAAATGTCATCTAGCGAAGCATTGGAAAATTATTGGTTAGAAAACTCACAATTGGATCAGGCTGATTTGACTTCAGATGATGCTGGTGACTACGCCAATGATCATCAATCCCCTTCACCAGTTGTTTATCCCCAGCGTCCACCTAAAGGGCGTAAGTCTTTGTCTTCGGTGGAATTACCGAATTTTCGCATAAATAATCAATCTAATAATCCTCAGTGATTGGATTTTGGATTTTGGATTTTGGATTTGAGATTGATCATGGTGGGTTACGCTATCGCTAACCCACCCTACTGATTCACATTAGCGACTTACTCGCCATAAATTATCCAAATAAACGTTAGCGTAGCTTGCCGAAGGCTACCACAGAGGACACAGAGGACTCAGAGTTATGAGACTTTGAGGGTTTTTTTCGTTAGGTGAGTCAGTCCCTAATTGAGAATTTTCGCTTCTGATTTGGGGATGATGGTATCTGGATTGACTTGTGCTGAATGATTTGGCGATAGGGCGATCGCTGATTTATCAGTTCCCAGTTTACCAGCAGCGATCGCATAATTAATTACCAACAGCCGCAACCACAACGCCGGATAGCGGGGTTCGAGCCAAGATTGACTCCGCACCAACAAGGGCGCAAACCATCCCCTCAGTAAAGCACTGAGGAGGGAATCAAGCCCGAAACTGAAATAATTACCCAGCCACCGGACTAAATCCCTGAATCCAGCTAATTGCCAAATCCATAACAGCAGGGCTGGATTTTTGCGCGCTGCTTTCAGTGCTAGGCGGTTAAAAGTTAACCAATCACAGCGATCTTTGATGAAATTATCTGCTACCTCTGGTGGTTCATCTGCTAACAGCCCAAAGAAGGTATTCAACATCGAGTTAATTCTTTGGGGAGGTAAAAATTTCCCCGTGGGAACCATCATTCCTTTAGAAAATAGCCACGTTACAGAAACGTTGCTTTGGTAAGCGCGAATCCTGTTTAAATGGCGGAAACTCAGCAAGTCGTGCTTGAGGGCTGTATCTAAAAGCGTTGTTAAACGGTCTAAGTTGCGAATTAGGGAACCAAAACCGGTGAAAACTAGGGGAGATTGGAGGGATGCTGCATCACCAATGGCAATTAATCGATCAAAGGCAATGGTGCGATCGCTACTTCCGACACTAAAATGTCCTGGTATATAGCCAAATGTCGGCTTTTTCCACACCAGTTTATCTAAATCACACCGTCGATACTCTGGCAAAATCGCGAAAAAGTCCTCGTACATTTCCAGCAAAGAACCAGGATTTTCTGGATTGACTTCGTGGTAATGAAACAAATAAATTGTCAGTTCTTCACCAAATCCGGGAAATAATTCCCAAATCAACTGCCTTCCCCTGGAAATATCGCCGTGACTGTAAAGCACGTCTCCATACTGGGAATCCCAAACCCCTGCTTCAAATCCCCCCTCAATCACTGCGCCCACCGTCGGGCATACACTGTCAAAAGCGCGACCACCATTTAATTGCCAAGCCACAGGGGAAGCTGTTCCCATAGCATCAATTAACAGTCGCCCACTAACGCGCCGCTCATTTTTACTGGGTAAATGCTTGACTGTAATTACAACTTGTGATTTGTCAATATCGGCACGCATGAACTCTGTTTCATCCCAGATGTCACCCCCTGCATCTCGGAGCTTTTCACCGCACATCCGCAGCCATTTCTCCGAGTCTAAGGCGATATTTAAGACAGTGGGGGTGTGTAGGATAGGCGATCGCAATTTCACCGGATTGTTACCATCAAAAAACTTATTGAATCCGTCCTTATATTCCCGAACAATCACAGTTTCCAACTCGGCGGCTGTTACCAAACCGAGATTAATTAAACTTTGGAGTTCATCACGAGAAATATTCCATTCTCGATTCATCCGCCCAAAAGGCAAACGTTCCACTAGCAGCACTTTATAACCCAATCTAGCCATAACAGCCGCATGAATTACCCCTAATGCGCCACCAATGTAGATCAGGTCATAAGTAGGAGCTAAGGAAGATGTTATACTACCGTCTACCTGATCTCCCGCAAATCCTTGGCTTGGGGAAAAAACCACTTGACGGGGCTGCTGAGGATTCCGTACACCTTCGCGCCATCTTTGTTCCCACCAATAAGCACGATTGAGGTCATATTCCCCATTGGGCATTTGCTGAAAATATTTCACCGTCAGGGGGTAATACGGTGCTAGTTCGTCAAAAATCGATTTTTGGGAATCAATGGGTGGAGGTTCAGGGTATTTGTGGGGAAATTTCTGTCTAATTTCCTGAATCAGACGTTGCAGAATTTGTGCTTCTCCAGAAACAGGCTGATCTGCCCAACGAAACACTTTCAGATAAGTAGTTCGCTGCACAGACCAAACGAATACAGAAAGTTCCCTCGGTAATTTTTCGGGAATCGCCCCCTGAGCATTTGTAGTTTTTGTCGGTATTTTCAGGAGCAAGCCATCAGGTCGGAGTAATTTTTCGCCGATTCCTGGTTCAAATTCAATTTGCAGCCAAGTAAGTACAGTTGCAATTTCCGGTGTGGGAACTTCTAAATAGAGTATTTCTTTCATGATTTTTTGCTGACATCTCCGATGAATCTATTCACTCAGACAGATTTTATAAAGGCAGAAACTAAGCTAGACTCCGCCCTATTGGTTCAATAAAGATTGAGTAAAGAATTTTTAATAGTTTGTCAAAGTTTATTTTTCATTTTGTATTTTTTTAACCCTACGCCATGAATTATCCCATCCCAGACAGTCCCCAGGAAATTTTTGCTCTGCGACAACACCCGGTTGACGCAGAATTAGTGGCCTGTGCGATCGCTGGAGTCATCAAACTTGTGCGGTCTCAGGGACAATCCTTGGAAGAATTAACCGCGCAACTACTAGCTGATGACCCCATGCTAAATCATCAACAACGGCGCTGGCTGAGTCAATTGGTTAGCCAATCCTGGGAACAGTTTTCTTAATGGTCATTAGTCATTAGTCATTGGTCATTGGTCATTGGTCATTGGTCATTGGTCATTGGTCATTGGTCATTGGTCATTGGTCATTAGTCATTGGTCATTGGTCATTGGTCATTAATCATTATCTTTCCCCCTGCTCCCTGCTCCCCACTCCCTACTCCCCACTGACTCTTGGGAGTGTAACAACAAACCATATTCCAAGCCCTCTACTACTGCTTGATAGGAAGCTGCCAAAATGTTGGGCGAAACTCCTACTGTCGTCCAGCGTTGAGAACCAGTACCTGATTCTACTAATACACGAGTTTTCGCTGCTGTACCTGTATGTCCGTTGAGAATCCGCACTTTGTAATCGGTCAACTCAAAGGTGGCAATTTGGGGATAAAAGTTGACTAAAGCTTTGCGTAAGGCGGCATCTAAAGCGGCAACGGGTCCATTTCCTTCTGCTGCTTCCAGAATATTTTTGCCATTGACACCTATTTTCACGGTGGCTAAGGCATTGTTAGTTTCTTTACCTTCTACTAAATCACAATGTACTTGGAATCCTTTGACTTCAAAGAACTGCTGACGACCTCCCAAAGCTTCGTACATCAACAGTGCAAAACTCGCTTCTGCTGCTTCAAATTGATATCCTTCACTTTCTAATTCTTTGAGGCGTTGGAGAATTTGTCGGGCTGCTGGTTTGTCTTTATCTAGTTCAATACCAAAAGTCCGGGCTTTGGCTAACACATTACTCAGTCCAGATTGTTCGGAAATTACGATGCGGCGACGATTACCGACTTGTTCTGGTTGAATGTGTTCGTAAGTGAGGGGATTTCGTTCTACTGCTGAGACATGGATACCACCTTTATGAGCAAAAGCTGAACGTCCCACAAAGGGCGCGTGTTCATCGGGGGCGAGGTTTACCACTTCACTGACAAAGCGACTAGCTTCTGTAAGTTGATTTAGCTGGTGTTCTGCGATACAGCTATAACCAAGTTTCAGTTGTAGATTGGGAATTAATGAACAGAGGTTAGCATTACCACACCGTTCACCGTAGCCGTTAATTGTACCTTGTACCATTTTCGCCCCTGCCATGACGGCTGCTAGGGCATTGGCTACTGCTGTATCTGAATCATTATGAGTATGAATACCAATTTGGGGGATTGGGTGTTGAGTTTTGACTAATGACACATGATCAATGACTGATGCGACGATTTGACTAATTTCGTGGGGTAAAGTCCCACCATTTGTATCACAGAGGACTAGCCATTCTGCACCAGATGCGATCGCAGCTTCTAATGTCTGTAAAGCATAATCTCGATTGTGCTTGTAGCCATCAAACCAGTGTTCAGCATCATAAATCACCCGTCGCCCTTGAGAACAAAGATACTGGATAGTATCTCGAATCATCTCCAGATTTTCGCCTAAATTCGTCTTGAGTCCGGCTGTAACCTGTAAATCCCAAGATTTGCCAAAAACTGTCACCCAACGAGTCCCCGCAGTCAGAATCGCTTGCAGCATTGGTTCAGTTGCAGCAGTAGTGTTAGGGCGGCGTGTGGAACAAAAAGCCACAATTTCTGCTTGTTTAAGCGGATATTCTTGTAATTGCCAGAAGAACTGAACATCCTTGGG encodes:
- a CDS encoding NAD(P)/FAD-dependent oxidoreductase, which gives rise to MKEILYLEVPTPEIATVLTWLQIEFEPGIGEKLLRPDGLLLKIPTKTTNAQGAIPEKLPRELSVFVWSVQRTTYLKVFRWADQPVSGEAQILQRLIQEIRQKFPHKYPEPPPIDSQKSIFDELAPYYPLTVKYFQQMPNGEYDLNRAYWWEQRWREGVRNPQQPRQVVFSPSQGFAGDQVDGSITSSLAPTYDLIYIGGALGVIHAAVMARLGYKVLLVERLPFGRMNREWNISRDELQSLINLGLVTAAELETVIVREYKDGFNKFFDGNNPVKLRSPILHTPTVLNIALDSEKWLRMCGEKLRDAGGDIWDETEFMRADIDKSQVVITVKHLPSKNERRVSGRLLIDAMGTASPVAWQLNGGRAFDSVCPTVGAVIEGGFEAGVWDSQYGDVLYSHGDISRGRQLIWELFPGFGEELTIYLFHYHEVNPENPGSLLEMYEDFFAILPEYRRCDLDKLVWKKPTFGYIPGHFSVGSSDRTIAFDRLIAIGDAASLQSPLVFTGFGSLIRNLDRLTTLLDTALKHDLLSFRHLNRIRAYQSNVSVTWLFSKGMMVPTGKFLPPQRINSMLNTFFGLLADEPPEVADNFIKDRCDWLTFNRLALKAARKNPALLLWIWQLAGFRDLVRWLGNYFSFGLDSLLSALLRGWFAPLLVRSQSWLEPRYPALWLRLLVINYAIAAGKLGTDKSAIALSPNHSAQVNPDTIIPKSEAKILN
- the cimA gene encoding citramalate synthase — its product is MTINPSPQLWLYDTTLRDGTQREGLSVSIEDKLRIARRLDQLGVPFIEGGWPGANPKDVQFFWQLQEYPLKQAEIVAFCSTRRPNTTAATEPMLQAILTAGTRWVTVFGKSWDLQVTAGLKTNLGENLEMIRDTIQYLCSQGRRVIYDAEHWFDGYKHNRDYALQTLEAAIASGAEWLVLCDTNGGTLPHEISQIVASVIDHVSLVKTQHPIPQIGIHTHNDSDTAVANALAAVMAGAKMVQGTINGYGERCGNANLCSLIPNLQLKLGYSCIAEHQLNQLTEASRFVSEVVNLAPDEHAPFVGRSAFAHKGGIHVSAVERNPLTYEHIQPEQVGNRRRIVISEQSGLSNVLAKARTFGIELDKDKPAARQILQRLKELESEGYQFEAAEASFALLMYEALGGRQQFFEVKGFQVHCDLVEGKETNNALATVKIGVNGKNILEAAEGNGPVAALDAALRKALVNFYPQIATFELTDYKVRILNGHTGTAAKTRVLVESGTGSQRWTTVGVSPNILAASYQAVVEGLEYGLLLHSQESVGSREWGAGSRGKDND